From Symphalangus syndactylus isolate Jambi chromosome 5, NHGRI_mSymSyn1-v2.1_pri, whole genome shotgun sequence:
GCTGCCAGCCAGCCTTCCTCAGGGAACTACTCCTTTGAGGTTTTACAAAATCAAATTGTAATGATGCTGCTGGATAGAAATCTTATTTTAGGGAAAAATTTGCATATTCATACATGTCTTGTAACTCGAAGGATAATAAGGACAGAGTGAATATGGCCTTAACTCCAGGTTAGGCATAATGATAATTGGATTTTGGAGAAAAGCCTTTAGGATAACTAGtatgagtgcctactgtgtataAGCACTATCATGTTTACAAAGAGATACTCCTAAAGGAGGTTAAAAAATGTCATATACTCAGGAGACGTGTTAGTGATGGAAAAACAGTGTGTGGTTAGGGAGTTATAATGAATTGAGTATTTTCAGCTTCAGGTTCTGATGTAAATTGGAATATGGAGTGATGTGAACCAAAATAGGGGGAATCTTCTTAGCATTTATCCTAATCAGAATTATTTGTATAACTTTTAACATTTGTTCTACCCTCTGAAAACCGTGAGTGCAGCAGCTATGTCGCATTCACTATGTCTCTATAGTGTTTATATGCAGTACTTGTCATAGTTATTTTCCATAAATTTTTGTTGACTAAATGGATCTTAAAAGCTTTTGAAGGATGAAAAAGATAGACACTGTGCtgaatattttttgtgtgtgtttcctcTATTACAACAATGCTGTAATAGGAGAatgtaatccaatttaaaaatgaataatgctGCTTGGGTTAATAGAGCTAGGATTAGGATCTAGGTTTGTATAGCATCTGAGCACTTATTGCTCCATTACAATTAGCAAAACCTGGGCAAAGCCATTTAGTTATAAGTGACTTTATGACTGGTTAGGTAAATATGAAGGAGTAGTGGCAAACGAGTCAGTAGAGTTGACTTAGATTATTGAAAGCTTCAAAACAGCCTGAGTTGGAGATTTATCTTGAAGACAGTGGTGGAATAAGCTCAAGTGTTTTGATCAGGGTAAAATAAATAACCTGGTGAACTGGAAAACAACAAGAAGACTATTGTAATAATTCTGATGTGAGATAATTGGTTGAACTAAGCAACAATAATgatagaaggaaaagaggaagattcGTAGTATTAGCAGAATTTGAAGATCAAAGGAAAGTAAGAATCTGAAGTTAGACTGGTTGACTAGGAGACTTTGaatacaaattaaatattaaacagaGGAAACAGTTGCCTTTGAGTTCTATCATTGAAACAAAGGCAGAGAAACTCAATGGAAATGCTTATTAGAAATAGGAGGTTTGAGAGGTCAAGACTAGGTGAGAGAAATTGGTAGGGAGGATAGGTATATTTAATTTGGAGATGGTAAGGAATTGCTATTCTCAATCTTTAAAAGTTTTAGAGTACAAGAGTTTAAAAATTGAGTCTTGAACAAATACATTTCTGCTTACTTAAGGTGCTTTTCTGAGCAGCCTTTTCCTCACTATTTCGTTACACTTATAACTACTCCAGTCTCAGAAAAGGAATCATACTTTgtgcatgagaaataaatttttattaaacatgGTGCTCTTTTCCATCACTATCCCCAAAAAGTCTTTACTTGTGGCTTACAATAAGTATTGGCCAATGTTCTTTTATCGTtttactatcacaagaaaagaaagattattttgtatttcaacTGTTTCAACTAGATGTATATCAAATTTAACTTTACCTAGATTGATACCAAACTTAGTTTCTTTGCggaattaaaatgtttaatcagCATTCATAATAACTGGCTTATTTTATCAACAATCACTCGTTTCTGTTTTATTCCCATGTTCAGAGATTATCATTACAGAAACTTATTGTTGTTGCCATTACCAATAAAGTCCTTAAAACTGATAAGTCCTTTCTAACCttgatatgttttctttggcctaAGCTTGCGGATCAGTTTTGTAATGCCATTGGAGTATTGCAGCAatgtggtcctcctgcctctttCAGTAATATTCAGACAGCAATTAACAAAGACCAGCCAGCTAACCCTACAGAAGGTAAACAGATTTTCTTAGCTTCTCTTAGTTTGACTCTCACATTTTTTTGTAATCCTTTAAAATTAGATTTCTTGAGAAATTCAgcttattttgtttctaaaaatattgtTGTTTGAGGATATTACAAGTTTTGTTTgttgtaaaaaatttaaagtcaatTCACCTAACATCTCATAATTCTGGTTCATGTCAGATAATAGATTGTTACTCCTTTAGAggagaatttttattaatttagctGAGTGAGGGACCTTAACAAGGAAGGCATCccatttataaatttctttactCAAGTGACCACTATATTGTCATAATAAATGAAATGACATACATTATGCTTAATTCCCAATTTGAGCTAAATGTGTAACAGGATTGGTGTATATTTTAATCATTAGAATCAttagaatcttctttttttttttttttttttttgagatggagtctcactctgtcgcccaggctggagtgcagtgacgcgatcttggctcactgcgactttcacctcccgggttcaaggaattctcctgcctcagcctcctgagtagctgggattacaggctcatgccaccacatctggctaatttttatatttttagtagagatggggtttcaccatgttggtcaagctggtctcaaactcctgacctcatgatccgcccgccttggcctcccaaagtgctgggattacaggcatgagccaccacacctggccaaatcaTTAGAATCTTAGGGCAGAAAAAGCTGTATAAAGTTTCTGGTTTCATTAACTTAAAATTTGTTTCTGAAAACTTGAGGTTTTCTAATATCCTAATCTAGCAGTATCTTTCTCTAGAGTATGCCCAGCTTTTTGCAGCATTGATTGCACGAACAGCAAAAGACATTGATGTTTTGATAGATTCCTTACCCAGTGAAGAATCTACAGCTGCTTTACAGGTAAGCCTCTATTCCTTTGAGAATTTTACCAGTAATAGAGAATTTTGAATTAAAGGAGGTAGATTTAATACCTTTTGTCTgtgtccatttgtgctgctataacaacatACCTGagacagtaatttataaagaacagaaatgtattttctcacagttctggagtctgggaagtccaagatcaaggcatttaGTACTCGTTGTGCATGAGTAATGAATTTTTATTAAACATGGTGCCATGTTTAGGGCCATGTTGAGGGCCTTCTTCCTGTTTCCTCACATGGccgaaggcagaagggcaaaagagcaagagcTCCCTCTTCAACCTCAAGCCACATTTTAAGGGTACTAATTCCATCTATGAGAGCTCTGCCTTCATGACTTAATATCCTCTTAAAGGCCCCTtccctcttaataccatcacattggggattagattttaatgtatgaattttggaggggacacattcaaatcatagcaccttTTGTTATAATATTCAAATTTTCGTTATAAGGAAACCTCTTATTTTCCTCAATTTTGTCTCTTTTCCTAGTGAAGAATGAGAGGAGGGTGGCATTCTAGATGTGGAGTAGAATAATGGTGTCTAAACGTAGTGTGGAAGGGAGTCACTTACAGATATGTAGAGATCTCTAATTGAAAagtcattctttttaataattcacatggggaaaattcttaaaagttatctgatttttagaatttctttacTGAAAAATATATCACAATGATTGCAGAGTCATccagatttaaaaataagtacatcTGTGACAGCTTCTCTCCTTCTAAActctaaagattttaaaatttgtgtcttATAAAGGCTGCTAGCTTGTATAAGCTAGAAGAAGAAAACCATGAAGCTGCTACATGTCTGGAGGATGTTGTTTATCGAGGAGACATGCTTCTGGAAAAGATACAAAGTGCACTTGCTGATATTGCACAGTCACAGCTGAAGACAAGAAGTGGTACCCATAGCCAGTCTCTTCCAGACTCATAGCACCAGTGGATACCATGTGGCTGAGAAAAGAACTATTTGAGTGCCATTAAGAATTCTGCATCAGACTTAGATACAAGCCTTACCAACAATTACAGAAACATTAAACACTATGACACGTTAcctttttagctatttttaatagTCTTCTATTTTCACTCTTGATAAATAAGCTTATAAAATCAGGATTGAACCAGCTTTAAGCCGTCACACCAtcattttttaactgagtgaaattATTAAGGCATATAATGCATTAATGAACATAACATAAGGAAACATGTAAAATTCTGTTATGACGTAATTTATGTCTCCATTTTGTTGTATTGGCCAGTACTTTTACAAATCAAAACATCTCAAGCCAGAGGAGAAGATAGTAAGAACAGACATAAGGGACATTTTAGTTTAGCCAGTATCCTGCCTCTTAAAGGTGGCATTGTGTAAATCTGAGCTTTGAGCAAGAAAGTTTTGGAAATTGTGTTGCTTTTAAGAAATAGAATTAGTGTGGCTGGATAAGAAAGTCACATTTATGCAAATGTTTCTTCTGCTAGAACCTCATACCTGTTCTAGTTCATCTCCACATTTATTTTACCAAGAAATCCTCTGTCAAGAGAATTTCCTTGCTGTTGTGAAAGAGTTTTTCTACATCCTGAactatttttcctatttcttttcacCTTACCTTTTTTCATCCTTCTCCTTAATTTGCTTGTCATCACAGTGAAGTATGTTTTTTGAATCATCAATTCTTTCTCATTCTCCATTTATCTGAAGGTTCTTTTGCCCTTATTAACCTCTCAACTTTTATTGCTGTATTCTAGTCAGACCAGAACATACTTCCACTACATCAGTTACTTGGCACCATTTCACCTCAGTttattattgccaaataataattTGTGTCAGCATTTTCAACTATGGTTACTCATCCAATCCTTGGATCTCTTTGAGTCTACTGATTATCTCCACTGGAAAGGTGGAATTGAGATGTGGTCCACATTTTAACTGGCCATCTTCTGGGGCTGTATTTTTCAGAATATCCTGAGCTACACTTGCTGCAATCTGTTGCTATTCAGAGTTTAAGTTTCAGGAGAAAACAGGAACAATAGAACACTGCCTGTTATTTTTGTTGTAATCAAGCTTTTCCACAGTTCTTGAAAAGTACTATGTTTCAAATTTCAGGAACACCAGCATTAGCTGTAAAAGTTGCAGCAATTTATTGGCTAGTCATAGaaaatttttgaacttttaaCTGTGTATTTTAATTGATGTTTATTAAAAACACTTTGCTATCACAGACATTTGGCATAAATCTGTACTCTTCATTATAGTTTTGGGCAGAGAGAAGATTCGATCAGAAAACTTTTTCAGAGTACCTAAGTATTATAAAGGAGTCAAAAAGGTACAAATAGAAAAGGTCaagacatttttcaaatgaggGAAAACTAACAGGATTTATCACTAGTAAACCTGCTCTAAAAGAATTGTCAagggaagctttttaaaaagaagggaagTTATGGCAGAAGGAAACTTAGAATGGCAGGAATAAAGAAGGCATAATGTATAGGGTAAATATAATAGACTTCTcttgaggttttaaaaattacatttgttatttgaaagaaaaaaattaacattgtttTATGTGATTCTCTGTAGAGGatatacaggttttttttttttgttcttgtttttgtttttttaaggtgaagtctctgtcacccaagctgaagtacagttctgtgatcatggctcactgcagcttcaacctgggttcaggtgatcctcccacttcagcctcttcagtaactgggactacaggcatgtactaccacgtccagctaattttttttttttttttttttagagatggggtctcactcttgcccaggctaatGCCACACTGCTGACCTCAAGATATTGATACTATACAGTAGACTGTAAGAAATTAAGTATTTGTATCATCCCTAGAGCACAGATTTTTCCctaaaaaactacacagattatTTTCAAAAGCATTAATAAATTAAGGTGGAATACTAAAAAAGATTCAGGTAACCCAGGAAtgagaaacagaataaaacaatagtaaacctaaattttattttatttcattaatacaGCAATAATTAAATGTCAATGATCTAAGCTGATTTAAATCTAAAAACTGGATAAAAAGCTGTGGCTTGTAATTAAAGATAGACCTTTATTCACTAGACCTACAGTTtgcttttttcatatgtaaatTAAGAAAAGTTTAATATCCTGCTTCTCTATTTCAGTTCTAGGGGCACCACCATCAGTTAACCCTAAAGATTTCTGTGGGTGAAACCATTTTGATtaccatcttgctctgttgccagttATGGTAACCAAACTCTCTTTGTTTCTGGATGCTAAATCTTTCCAGTTGTGCCTTAACTACTTCCTAACTCCCGTCATCTCCACTGAATTTAAGgagccaatttctttttttgagatggagtttcactcttgtccaggctggagcgcaatggcacgatcttggctcaccgcaatctccgcttcctgggttcaagcgattctcctgcctcagcctcctgaatagctgagattacaggcatgcaccaccatgcctggctaattttgtatttttagtagagacggggtttctccatgttggtcgggctggtctcaaactcccaacctcaggtgatccacccacctcggcctcccaaagtactgggattacaggcatgagccactgcgcccggccaggagccAGTTTCAATGGGAGTATCCTTTACTATCATTCCTGACCTGTGATAATAGCCATTAGAGCCTTTCAAGAATAGTACACCCtgccaatgattttttttaatgattttttttttaaagccttaatGAAGAGAGTGTCCTCTGGATCCTTCCAGAGAAGATAGGATGTGAGTAAGTAAGTTATGTATAATAATTTCACCCCAAAATTTCTATGTCCTTGATACCATTCCCTGTATACCAAGGAAGGATATTCTGGCATTTAACTTTGATTTAATGTAAGTAAACCCTGTGTCTAGGCATTAGTTAACCAAGTGACTACATGTGATAAGTAACTTTTACCATAGACTGTCAATTACCTTGGCAATGGAAACATTATTGCCTTTTAATCCAGTCAGGTCAGAGAACAAATTCCAGATTTCCATTCTTAAGATTCTGTGTCTCCGCTACCACTTCTGGTAGCAAAACATGTCAGTGTGAGGTAGACTCAATGGAATGTagctatgaaaaaaaatgctactaCAAACATTACAGCAATAAGGAATTTGATCAAGGAATTAGCATTTACACAAAATATGGGAGGAGTTAGGGAAGTGAAagaatgaaaggagaaagaggattaaaaaaatgactaaccaTGTCACCCTAAAGCCTTGACTGCTAAATGAGGTTATTGTAGTGCCAGTTAAGTCCAGGTCAGCCAAGGCCTGTGTACCCCTTAGCCCCACTTGGAAAGCTGTGTGGATATGACTGTTGGATTCGGGGGTTCTCAAAGCCAAAATGGATTTATCAGCAATGACCTTACTGCCTGGTACCCGGCTTTGAGAGGACCAAAAACGACTGATGTGTCTTGCATTCCCTTGTCCGTCTTCTTTTACCCATATGTAAGttgtttaaaggagaaaaatcctTAGGTTGAAGCCATATTCTCTCTATTCTTGAACGACCACAGACTCGACGCCCCTGTTGAAATTTTCTGGAAGCCTGTGGGAAAGGAGGAATGAAAAGCTTCGTGATTTCTTTGAATACAGGTGCCTAAGTTACTATCATAACTGGTCCAGTAAGGAGAAGGGGCACCTGAATTCAACTTGGGGACTGGGCAAGGTAACCAGTGAAGTGGGGAGATAAATATAACTTGGTAGCTAAGACCCTTCAGGTTGGCTTGATGATGCATTGTGATCATGGCTTCTGCCTCAGATATGTTGCTGGAATAGATATCCTTATACTTGTAATTCCCCTATACACAAATGCCAGCAAGAATAGTCCCATTGAGGACATGCTTAATGTAGAGAGGTAGTAGTATGACATGTAAAACACTCCCCAACTTGTCTCCCTATCTCCTGCTTATGTGGTACCTGGCCACTGACTACAGTATTAACCTTTACTTGAGCCCTGTGCTTCTGGAAAACAGTGACAGTTAAGAAATCCCTCCTTCTTGTTACATTTCAGGAAATGGCTTATTGCAAAGAACCACTAGAACTGTGAATAACACCTTCATTTACCTATGATAAAGCCAGAC
This genomic window contains:
- the MED21 gene encoding mediator of RNA polymerase II transcription subunit 21 isoform X2; the protein is MADRLTQLQDAVNSLADQFCNAIGVLQQCGPPASFSNIQTAINKDQPANPTEEYAQLFAALIARTAKDIDVLIDSLPSEESTAALQAASLYKLEEENHEAATCLEDVVYRGDMLLEKIQSALADIAQSQLKTRSGEVSVTQAEVQFCDHGSLQLQPGFR
- the MED21 gene encoding mediator of RNA polymerase II transcription subunit 21 isoform X3, whose protein sequence is MADRLTQLQDAVNSLADQFCNAIGVLQQCGPPASFSNIQTAINKDQPANPTEEYAQLFAALIARTAKDIDVLIDSLPSEESTAALQAASLYKLEEENHEAATCLEDVVYRGDMLLEKIQSALADIAQSQLKTRSGTHSQSLPDS
- the MED21 gene encoding mediator of RNA polymerase II transcription subunit 21 isoform X1; this translates as MADRLTQLQDAVNSLADQFCNAIGVLQQCGPPASFSNIQTAINKDQPANPTEEYAQLFAALIARTAKDIDVLIDSLPSEESTAALQAASLYKLEEENHEAATCLEDVVYRGDMLLEKIQSALADIAQSQLKTRSGEVSVTQAEVQFCDHGSLQLQPGFRDGVSLLPRLMPHC